From one Amaranthus tricolor cultivar Red isolate AtriRed21 chromosome 17, ASM2621246v1, whole genome shotgun sequence genomic stretch:
- the LOC130803465 gene encoding uncharacterized protein LOC130803465 gives MRFSDLKLFIWNDTETNHKKIPSDESIFIFRISDHKNDKLEILVFEFKLSLHNHGGNLLKKVISALKILIPKLRVLLAQQITDFIKSCFRFRRVSSPNRNAGNSSKLVFVADVAVNGDDLVNDDDDASRSPVFIYQADEVHYNTRSINRTIDVEINFDFDVEEQQQRERRNIETQIGSILTQAQRSFTVLSSILPFLNDDFGVNEENIDNAIVNEENSIECCDEEEVKNVLTILRSHYKIKDRVLRTSKRLANKRNRDEIDCENKVPNTSQSLSKIKQTIRFATEEELREDCTCSICLENMSNDGDNLKIIRCKHVFHRKCLLKWLSKKQSCPCCRSYSFVDVFVKY, from the coding sequence atGAGGTTTTCAGATTTGAAACTCTTTATTTGGAACGATACCGAGACAAACCACAAAAAAATACCATCTGATGAATCTATTTTCATCTTCAGAATCTCTGATCACAAAAACGACAAACTAGAAATTTTGGTCTTTGAATTCAAGCTTTCCTTACATAATCATGGAGGAAATTTATTGAAAAAAGTAATTTCGGCGCTTAAAATTTTAATCCCTAAATTAAGAGTATTACTCGCTCAACAAATCACCGATTTTATCAAAAGTTGCTTCCGCTTTCGTAGGGTTTCGTCGCCGAATCGCAACGCCGGCAATTCTTCAAAGCTGGTTTTTGTTGCGGATGTTGCCGTTAATGGTGACGATCttgttaatgatgatgatgatgcaagTCGTAGTCCTGTATTTATATATCAAGCCGATGAAGTTCATTATAATACTCGTTCAATTAATCGAACAATTGATGTTGAGATTAACTTCGATTTTGATGTTGAAGAACAACAGCAACGAGAAAGACGTAATATCGAAACTCAAATCGGATCAATTTTAACTCAAGCTCAACGATCATTCACGGTGCTTAGTTCTATATTACCTTTTTTGAATGATGATTTTGGTGTCAATGAGGAGAACATTGATAATGCGATCGTTAATGAGGAAAATAGTATAGAATGTTGTGATGAAGAAGAAGTGAAGAATGTTCTTACAATTTTGAGGTCGCATTATAAAATCAAAGATAGAGTTCTCAGAACTTCGAAAAGGCTTGCAAACAAACGTAATCGCGATGAAATTGATTGTGAGAACAAAGTTCCAAATACATCACAGAGTTTATCGAAAATTAAACAAACGATTAGGTTTGCTACAGAAGAGGAATTGAGAGAAGATTGTACGTGTTCTATTTGCTTAGAAAATATGTCGAATGATGGggataatttgaaaattatccGTTGTAAACATGTTTTTCATAGAAAGTGTTTATTAAAATGGCTTTCGAAGAAACAATCATGTCCTTGTTGTCGATCATATAGCTTCGTAGATGTATTTGTAAAGTATTAG
- the LOC130803799 gene encoding putative invertase inhibitor, producing MKHNFTLSSSILISIIFVAFSLYFSITNATNIIPKTCKKISNIDSDVKYNFCIWAFGRKNPNAINTIEQLGYTSFELAISKGMSTKSKIENILKDPQLDPRKIRVLKLFVEQYSDALVDLKGGLKALELKDYLEANNRASSATISALTCKNDSKAKRRIPAFVGENDDFFQLNSISIFITNMLFEMDGRRSLDEKR from the exons ATGAAACATAATTtcacattatcatcatcaatattaATATCCATTATTTTTGTAGCATTTTCCTTGTATTTTTCAATAACTAATGCTACCAACATAATCCCCAAAACAtgcaaaaaaatttcaaatattgATTCAGATGTTAAGTATAATTTTTGTATATGGGCATTCGGGCGAAAAAACCCGAATGCAATCAATACGATTGAGCAACTTGGATACACATCATTTGAATTGGCCATATCAAAAGGTATGTCTACAAAATCTAAGATTGAAAATATCTTAAAAGATCCACAACTTGACCCACGTAAAATTCGGGTTTTGAAACTTTTTGTTGAACAATATTCGGATGCCCTAGTAGATTTAAAAGGAGGGCTAAAAGCTTTAGAATTAAAAGattatttagaagctaataaTAGAGCAAGTTCAGCAACAATTTCAGCATTAACTTGTAAGAATGATAGCAAGGCAAAGAGGAGAATTCCTGCATTTGTTGGAGAAAATGATGATTTCTTTCAATTAAattctatttctatttttatcacCAATATGTTGTTTGAAATGGATGGTAGAAGG AGTCTGGATGAGAAAAGGTGA